The following DNA comes from Riemerella anatipestifer ATCC 11845 = DSM 15868.
CTTCAAATAGATACTTTTTAGGTTTATACTCTCGATAGTAGGCTCTAAGTTCAGGCAAAATACTTTCAGGCAAAGGCACCATACGGTCTTTTTTACCTTTAGCATTCTCAATCCGTACACGCATAGTTTCGCTACATATATCCTCTAGTTTTAAATTAACAATCTCACTTACTCGCAAACCCATACCATAGCAAAGTTGTAACATACATCTATGTTTGAGGTTGGTGGTTACTTCAAATATTTTTAAAATCTGCTTTTTATTTAAACTCTTTGGTAACTGTTTTTTCTTTTTGGGGCGAGGAATATCAAAAAACATTTTTTTGCGATGTAAGGCTTGCTCAAAGTAAAATTTAATAGCATTGATACGACTGTTTATTTCTGCCTCCGAAAGTTTTAAATTCTCAAAACAATAGAGAAAATAAGACCTTAAGCGTTCTTCGGACAATTCATCTACTGGAAAATCTTTTAGAACATAAAGCAGTTGGGCAAACTCTACGGCATAAGTTCTAAGCGTATTTCGACTGTATCCTTTTAGTTTTAAATGCTCCTGAAAAAGCTCAAAAGCAGGGCGATTAACCGCTTTTATTTTTGAAAATACCATTTTGCCAACCAATGGCTCTTCTGTAATACTAAAAAGGGTTCTATAATGTCTATTGTTAGGTACATACCAACTTTTTTGACTAGCCGACCAACGGGCAGTGGTATGTTCTTTAAGAAGGTCAATAAGCTCCTTCTGATACGGAAAAGAAATCCATATCACATTTTTCTCACGGTGTTCTCCAACTTTCGTTTGGTATAAGGAGCTATTCCAGTGCATATCTTTTTTAATTTACTCTTCTATTCTATCCAATATTTCTCTTGCTTGGTCAGCATTACTCTCGTCTACCATAAGGATATAGTTTTGGTTTACAGGCATTACAGCTACATTATTAACATACTCATTTTTAATATAGCTTTCTATACCTTCAGATAAAAGTTTAGATTTCATAATCTCTACTTCGTATAGAAATCCTGACTCAAATATTTTTACCATAACCAAATTTATTTTATTCAAATATAATAATTTTTAACTATATTAGTAGCGTTTAAACATAACCTTATCACATTAGTATGAGTTATTATCCACTTAATAGTATCCCAGACTATTACATGCTAGATAACCTTCTTACCGAAGAGCATAAATTGGTTAGAAATTCTGTGAGACAATGGGTGCAAAGTTCTGTAATTCCTCAGATAGATAACGCTGCACAAACACATAAAGAAATCCCCAACCTAATGCAACAATTGGGTACAATAGGAGCTCTAGGAGCCTATATTCCAAAAGAGTATGGTGGTGCTGGGCTAGACCAAATTTCCTACGGCATCATTATGCAAGAGTTAGAAAGAGGAGACTCTGCGGTGCGTTCTGCGGCTTCGGTGCAAGCATCATTAGTAATGTATCCTATTTTTGAATTCGGAACAGAGGAACAAAAAAGAAAATTCCTACCTTTACTCGGAGCGGGTGAAATTACAGGAGCTTTCGGGCTTACCGAACCCAACCACGGCTCTAATCCGTCTGATATGGAAACTCGCATTAAAGATATGGGCGATTATTTTTTGCTTAATGGAGCTAAAATGTGGATTACCAATGCTCCTACTTGCGACATTGCTATTGTTTGGGCTAAAGATGAAACCAATACTATTAGAGGGTTAATTGTAGAAAGAGGAATGGAAGGTTTCACTACTCCAGAAACACTCAATAAATGGAGTTTAAGAGCCTCTAGAACAGGAGAATTGGTATTTCAAAATGTGAAAGTCCCTAAAGAAAATCTCCTACCGAATGTAAAAGGAATTAAAGGTCCATTATCCTGTCTTAACTCTGCTAGATATGGAATTTCTTGGGGCGTTATAGGTGCTGCTATAGATTGCTATTGCACCGCAGTACAATACGCCAAAGAGCGTACACAGTTTGGGAAACCTATTGGTAGTTTTCAACTTCAACAAAAGAAATTAGCCGAGTTTCTCACAGAAATTACTAAAGCTCAACTTCTTTCGTGGCGTTTAGGTTTGCTTAAAAATGAAAACAAAGCTACTCCAGCACAAATCTCTATGGCTAAAAGAAATAATGTAAAAATGGCATTAGACATTGCTAGGGAAAGCAGGCAAATACTAGGTGCTATGGGGATTATGGGAGACTTCCCTATGATGCGACACGCCGCCAATCTAGAATCTGTAATTACTTACGAAGGTACTCACGATATTCATCTTTTAATAACAGGTATGGATATCACGAGTATTAGTGCTTTCTCATAAAAATAAACTATAAAAACAAAATTTAAACTATGAACGAAAAAGACAAACGATTTATCGCTTTATGGCAAAACTTACGACAAAGTAGGCTTAAGTTTTCGGTAAGGCAAGGCGTCGTAATCGCCTTTATGTTTATACTTATTGCTGCTCCTATCAATTATTTCATTACTCAACCTGATGATTTTAAAGCCTTTTTAGGAAAAAATGGGATTATTTGGTTGGCAGCTTCGGCTATTCTTAGCCTGTACTACTACTTTGTGGGCTTTAATAAGTATGAAAAAAGGTATAAAAGTTTAATAAATCAATAGAATTAAATCTGAACAATGATAGATAAAACAGTTAAAAATGTACAAGAAGCCTGCGAAGGTATCAAAGACGGAATGACCATTATGCTTGGCGGATTTGGGCTATGCGGAATCCCAGAGAATAGCATTGCTGAGCTGGTAAGAAAAAATGTAAAAAATCTCACTTGTATTTCTAATAATGCAGGTGTTGATGATTTTGGACTAGGACTTTTACTTCAAAATAAACAAATAAAAAAAATGATTTCTTCCTATGTGGGAGAAAATGCCGAATTTGAAAGACAACTACTAAGCGGAGAGTTAGAGGTAGAACTTATCCCACAGGGGACTCTAGCGACTAGATGTTTGGCTGCGGGGTATGGTATGCCTGCTTTTTTCACACCTGCTGGCGTAGGGACAGAAGTTGCCGAAGGTAAAGAGGTCAGAAACTTTAATGGTAAAGATTATCTTTTAGAATATGCTTTTGATGCTGATTTTGCCATCGTTAAAGCTTGGAAAGGCGACACAGCAGGAAATTTAATATATCGTTCTACTGCTAGAAATTTTAATCCACCAATGGCAATGGCTGGTAAAATTACGATTGCAGAGGTAGAAGAACTTGTACCTGCAGGAACATTAGACCCTGACCAAATACATACTCCTGGAATTTATGTACACCGTATTTTCCAAGGAGAAAATTACGAGAAGAGAATAGAGCAAAGAACCGTAAGAAAAACCAATCAAGACTAAACTTAATTATGGCTTTAACAAAAGAACAAATAGCACAAAGAATTGCTAAAGAAATAAAAAATAATTCCTATGTTAATCTAGGCATAGGTATCCCTACCCTAGTTGCCAACTACATTCCGAAAGGCATAAATGTTGTATTGCAATCCGAAAATGGGTTACTCGGAATGGGACCCTTTCCAGAGGAAGGCAAAGAGGATGCAGATTTAATAAACGCAGGTAAGCAAACCATCACTACTTTACCAGGTTCAGTAGTTTTTGATTCAGCGATGAGTTTCGGTATGATTAGAGCTCAAAAAGTAGATTTAACCATACTAGGAGCGATGGAAGTTTCCGAAAGCGGAGACATCGCTAACTGGAAAATACCGGGTAAAATGGTAAAAGGTATGGGAGGTGCGATGGATTTAGTTGCTTCCGCAAAGAATATTATTGTGGCAATGCAACAGGTGAATAAACACGGCGAGTCTAAACTTCTCCAAAAATGTAGCTTACCTCTTACAGGAGTTAAATGTATCAAAAAAGTAGTTACAGAGCTTGGCGTTTACGAAATAGTACCCGAAGGAGGCTTTAAATTATTAGAAAAAGCACCTAATGTAAGCCTAGACGATATTAAAAAGGCAACAGCTGGGAAACTCATTATAGAAGGAGAAATCCCAGAAATAGTTTTAGATTAAAACAAATATATATTATGGAGGATAGAAAAACAAAACTAGAGCGTTTTGAAGAAAGTGTGTTATCTAAATATCAGATTTACAACAGTATTTTTATGACATTACCTTTCAGTGGTGTGTCTAATGTGGGGAGATTTTTGCCTCTGTTTGGCGAAGAATGTAAAAAAGGCTATCAAGATAATAAAACACCTACCGAAATCGTAGAAGAGTTTTTCAAAAAATACGCTCCACAATCCTCCGAAAAAGAAACTAACGACCTTCTGTTTAGGTTTATACAATATATTGAAAGGCAAGTAGTTTTATTTGATGCCATAGAAGATGCCGCCTTTTCCACAGTAAATAATATGGACGGACTGGGCAGTATCCGAAATATGAAAGAGAAAGCCGAAGCTCGTAACAAGGTTACTGAACTTAAAGCTACTCTACAAAAACTTAAAGTAAGACCTGTACTTACTGCTCACCCAACTCAATTCTATCCAGACTCTGTATTGGTTATCATTAACGATTTAACCCAAGCGATTAAAGATAATGACTTAACCACCATCAAAAAACTTCTAGCACAGCTAGGTAAAACGCCTTTCTATAAAAAGGAAAAACCAAGTCCGTTAGATGAAGCTATTGGGCTTATTTGGTATTTAGAAAATGTATTTTACCATTCTATGGGGAATATTTACAGCTATCTTAAAAAACATATTTTGAAAGATGAAGCTCTTAAAAACCCCGTGGTAGAACTAGGCTTTTGGCCCGGAGGCGATAGAGATGGTAACCCTTTTGTAAAACCAGAAACCACTCTAAAAGTAGCAGAGAGACTCAAAAAAAGTATTCTAAAAAACTACTATAAAGACATCAGAGTCCTAAAAAGAAGACTCACTTTTAAAGGAGTGGAACATTTAGTAAAAAATCTAGAAGACCAACTCTATAAAGCAGCATTTTTAGAAGAAGAAAACACTCTAACGCTTCAAGAGTTCAGACAATCTCTTGAAGAAATACGAGCCATTTTAATCTCAGAACATCAATCTCTATTTGTAGATGAGCTAGATGCTTTACTCTATAAAGTTGATATCTTTGGATTCTATTTTGCAAGTCTAGACATCAGACAAGATTCTAGAATCCATCGAATTGTGATAGAAGATATTGCAAAATCTACCTCTGGAAAAATTATTCCCGAGAACTATTCAAGCCTTTCCTGTGAAGAACAAATCCAAGTTTTATCACAAGTAAATGGTGTGTTAGACCTAACCTCATTTAACCAAGAAATCACTAAAGATACCTTAGGTTCTATCCTAATGATGATGGCTATCCAAAAAGAAAATGGAGAAAAAGGTTGCAACAGGTATATTATTAGTAATAATCAAAACGCAGCTAATGTACTAGAGGTATATACCTTACTGAAGCTTTGTGGTTGGCAGAACCCTACCGTAGATATTGTACCACTTTTTGAGACCATAGATGATTTGGACAATGCCGAAGAGGTAATGACAACGCTTTACCAAAATAAAGATTACAAAGAACACCTTAAATCTAGAGGCTATCAACAAACCATTATGCTCGGTTTTTCTGACGGAACTAAAGACGGTGGCTATCTAAAAGCCAACTGGAGCATCTATACCGCTAAAGAAAGACTTACCAAAATCTCTAGAGAATATGGTATAGAAGTTCTGTTTTTTGATGGGCGTGGTGGACCTCCAGCTAGAGGTGGTGGCAAATCTCACCAGTTCTATGCTTCTTTTGGTAAAGATATAGAGTCTGACGCTATACAAATTACAATACAAGGGCAAACCATTAGCTCTAACTTTGGGACTTTAGACTCTTCACAGTATAATTTAGAACAGCTTATTAGTGCTGGTGTTAATAATAAAATTTTCACTAGTGAACAAGCTAGTATTTCTTCTGAAGAGAAAGAAATTTTACAAGATTTAGCAGACATTAGCTATCAAAAATATACGGAATTTAAAAATCATCCTAAGTTTATCCCGTACCTCGAAAAGATGAGTACGCTAAAGTATTATGCTAAAGCCAATATAGGAAGTAGGCCTTCCAAAAGAGGTAATTCAGATACACTCAACTTTAGTGATTTAAGAGCCATTCCGTTTGTGGGTAGCTGGAGCCAACTAAAACAAAATGTACCTGGTTTTTATGGTGTGGGTACTGCTTTGGCTCATTATGATGCTAATGGAAATTTTGAAAAACTAAAGGCACTATATAAAAAATCTCTATTTTTCAGAACTTTACTAGAAAATAGTATGATGAGCCTTACCAAATCTTTCTTTAAACTCACGGAGTATATGAAAGACGATGTGGAATTTGGTGCTTTTTGGCAAGAAATTTATCAAGAATACCAACTTTCTAAAGAAATGCTCCTAAAACTTACAGAGTTTAAAAGCCTTATGGAAGACCACCCAGCTGGTAAAGCCTCTATACAAATGAGAGAAGAAATGGTTCTGCCTCTACTTACCATACAACAATATGCTCTAAAAAAAGTGCAAGACGGAAGTCCTCTTTCTGAAGTTTATGAAAATATGGTGGTAAGGTCTCTATTTGGAAACATTAATGCGAGTAGAAATTCTGCGTAGATATAGTTGTTTTATCTGCAAGTTTATCACAAATTTCGTTTAATAAAGAAAATTATGAAAAAAATTACAATTTTACTATTTGGTTTACTAATGTTTGGATTAACATATTCTCAAAAAATAAATGGCTTAAAAATATATAAACAGAATGAACAATATTCTGAGAATGATTCTATTCCCAAAATAATTAATCCGCAAAAATGGGAATTAGAAAAGCCAATTATACTTCTAAATGACAAATATGTAGCAAGTGAAGTTTTGAACACAATAAATCCTAAAAAAATTGAATCCATAAAAATTGAGAAGAATAAAGTTCAAATTGACGGAACTGAATATAACGGTAAAATCATTGTAAAAACAAAAGCAAACTACGATTTAAGTTTATTGAAAATAAAAGATTTTATTGAGAAATATGCTAGAATAAAGAATGGGGAGTATATATATTTTATTGATGGAGAAGTTCTAAATACTGATGAGAACTTAATGTATGTTGATGAAAAAAATATTATGCAAGTGAAAGTTACTAAACTCGATAAAACAGAAAAGTCAAAAAAATTATATTTTGTAAAATTATTGACACGAACAAAAGAAAATTTAAAAAAAGGAGATACAATATATATTCGTGGAAATGAATTGAGTGTAAATAATTAAAAAAACTGCAGCTAACATAGTATTTGCAAAGGGCGGGGTTAGGGAATGATAGGAGATTTTTTAATAATATTTCATCGTAAAATACTTTTCACTTCCACGATTTTGTTTAATCTAACATTTTTCCAAAAGACGGTCACAAATGAAATTAGTTTTATCAATTGTTTTTGTAATTTATTCTACATCTAAGTTTCAATCACAAACTATTGTAAATGACAATAAAGAAGTTAGTATAATATTTCCTTTTGAATATGTAAAGTATTCTCTTGCAACTTATTATCTTTTTACAATTAAGAACAATTCAAATTTTAATTATTTTATTGATACATCCGTGAATTCATTTTGGGGTAGAGCATTAATTTTAAAAAATGGGAAATACCTTCCTCAAAAATCATATTATTCAAGTGGTTATCCCGCTGAAAGAGAATATAGTGAATGTGAAAAAGATTTTCAAATCATTATGAAAGGAGAATCTAAAAATGTTCTATTACCAATATTTCAATATAATGGAACCTATGATTTTGATAGCAATAATAATTACAGGGTTGTAATAAGTAATCAAAAATTTTCAAGAACTATTTCTTCAGAAATGGGATGTAAAAAATATATTGAACAAATGGAAAACAAAGGCTATAAACTTTTGGAAGGAAATATAAATTTGAGTCTTAAAATTGTTGAGTAAAAAAATGGCGGAAACAATAAGCATAATTGGTGCAGGAATTGGCGGACTAACAACCGCCTTGATGCTGAAAAATAAAGGTTTCAATATAGAGGTTTTTGAAAGTTCAAAAGAAATAAAACCTGTTGGAGCAGGAATAATAATTGCAAATAATGCGATGCAGGTTTTTAAAAAGTTAGGCATTCAGGATAAAATTGAGAAGGCTGGCAACAGAATTTCCTGTATGAAAATTACGGATACACAACTAAAAAGTATCTCTGTAGTTGACCTGACCGAATACGAAAAAAAATATGGTGTACACAATATCGCAATACACCGAGGAGAATTGCAAAAAATACTTGTAAATGAAGTGGGCTATGACAATATAAGGCTCTCAAAACGGCTTATAAAAGTTCAAAAGTCTGAACCGTTTAAATTAACTTTTGAGGACTACTCAACCATGGAAAGTAAAATATTGATTGGTGCAGACGGTATAAACTCGGTAGTTAGAAAAGACTTATTTGAAGAAAGCAAATTACGAAATGCAAACCAAAAGTGTTGGAGAGGAATTTGTGAAATGAATTTACCTCAAAAATATCATAATGAACTTAATGAGGCATGGGGGAAAGGAAAACGATTTGGTTTCGTGAAAATTAGTGATAGAAAAGTATATTGGTATGCTTTAACAAATTCAAAAAACATAAAGCCTAACGAAATAAATTTATGTGAATTATTTAGTGAGTTTCACAGCGATATTTTGAAAATTATTTCTGCAACAGACAGAAATCAAATAGTAGTGAGTGATATTATTGATCTTAAACCAATTGATAAATGGCAAAAAAGAAATGTTTGCTTAGTTGGTGATGCAGCTCATGCTACAACACCGAATTTAGGACAAGGGGCTTGCCAAGCTATTGAAGATGCATATGTTCTAGGAAAGCTACTTGACAAAGGGATTAGTATAGAAAATACTTTTGAAAAATATGAAAATTTAAGACATAAAAAAGCTCACAAAATAGTAAATACAAGTTGGATACTTGGGAAAATAGCACATTTAGACAACCCATTTTTAGTCTGTTTAAGAAATAACATTTTAAGATTTACACCAAAATTTGTAAACAAAATACAAACGGATAAAATATTTAAACTAAACTAACAAAAGTGAGGCAAAAAATAGCTTCAATTGAACTTTGATGCTAAAGTTTCCAGTCTTCATCAATATCTAAAACATTATATAACATTTCATTCACAAATATTAAAAAAGCTACCTCAATTTTGAGATAGCTTTTTTAGTATTTAATCTTAGAAAATTTTACAATTTAAATCTCTGTATCCAAATCCCAATTCTCTAGATAATCGTGAACTGCTTTTAAGAACATTCCGCCCAGAGAACCATCTACCACACGGTGGTCATAAGAATGGCTCATAAACATTTTCTGTCTAATTGCAATTACATCGCCCTCTGGAGTTTCTAGTACCGCAGGTTTTTTAACAATAGCTCCTACTGCCAAAATAGCCACCTGAGGCAAAGGAATAATTGGTGTACCCATTAAATTACCAAAAGAACCAATATTAGAAATAGTATAAGTAGCTCCTTGAGTATCTTCTGGTTTTAGTTTTTTATTTCTCGCACGATGAGCCAAATCATTGATAGCTTTAGCTAAGCCACTTAAAGATAATTGGTCTGCGTTTTTAATTACAGGCACAATAAGATTTCCATCTGGTAAAGCTGTTGCCATACCTATATTGATATTTTTCTTCTTAATAATTTTATCTCCATCTACAGAGACATTAATCATTGGATAATCCTGAATAGCCTTCACTACCGCTCTTACAAAAATAGGCATAAACGTAAGCTTTTCGCCCTCTCTCTGTTGGAAAACATTTTTATACTTATTTCTCCATTTCACCACATTGGTAACATCACTCTCAATAAACGAACTTACGTGAGGAGCCGTGTGTTTACTACGCACCATAGAATCAGCAATAATTTTTCTAACTCTATCCATTTGTATCACTTCGTCTCCCTCAGAAGTGCTTACAGGTACAGAAGATACCGCAGACGCACTACTAGATGCTACCACCTGAGGCACTTCCTGCTTCATAACAGATGACGAAGATTGACCTCTATTCTCCACATATTTTAATATATCTTCTTTAGTAATTCTACCTTCTAGACCTGTACCTTGTATAGTTTTTAATTCAGCTTCCGAAATATTTTCTTCCTGAGCAATAGATTTCACTAAAGGCGACAAATATAAATCTCCTGAAAACTCTACTTTCAACTCATTTAGAGGTGCTTCTATTGTTTTTATAACATCAGCACTAGGAACTTCCTCTGCAGTTTCAACTACTTTTGGTACTTCTTGAATAGTATCTGATACGGCACCGCCCTCTGTTTCTAATATCGCAATAGCCTCTCCTACTTGTGCTACTTCGTCTTTTTGTTTTAAAATTTTAACAATCTTCCCCGAAACAGGAGTAGGAACATCTGAGTCTACTTTGTCTGTTGCTATTTCCACTACACTATCATCCTCGTTTACGAAGTCACCCTCATCAAATAGCCAAGAAATAATAGTTGCTTCCATAACGCCTTCTCCCATTGAAGGAAGTAATAATTTATATTCTGCCATTGTTTTATTGGTTTTTAGCAAAGATAATATTTTTTTAAACTTTCACACGAATTTCATCGTTCAATTTTTCAACGATAGCCTATTTAAACGCCATCTGTATCTCCCAACATTGGAACAAACTTATACACTCCAAAAGTTTCCTTTTCTATTTCTGTTTCAGAAATTTTGGTAAATCTATAAAGTATCTGCTCTTCTAAAGCCCCTAGCGGAATGACCATTTTACCTCCTACTTTAAGTTGCTTTAACAATTCCACAGGCAAAGTTTCAGCCCCGCAGGTTACAATAATTTTATCAAACGGAGCAAAAGTAGGCAATCCTAAAAAACCATCTCCAAAACTTTGAAAATGTGGACGAAGCCCTAAAATTTTAAACATCTTTTTAGAAAAATCAAATAGTTTTTTCTGTCTTTCAATAGTGTAAACTTTCGCTCCCATCACCATAAGAACTGCTGCTTGATAGCCGCTACCTGTGCCTATTTCTAATATTTTTTCTCCTTTCTCTACCTGTAATAATTCTGTTTGCTCAGCCACAGTAGAAGGGTGAGAAATCGTTTGATGTGCAGCAATAGGAAATGCTCTATCTTCGTAGGCATAATCCTCAAAAACACTTTCCAAAAAAAAATGACGAGGCAATGCTCCTATCGCTGATAGCACATTTTCATCACAAATACCCAATTTTTCTCTTAGATATTCTACCAATATTTTTCGTTTTCCTTTATGTACAAATGTATCTTTCATTTTATTTTTGGAAAAAGAAAGTTATTCTACTTTAAAATCAACAACAGCGTCTAATTTAGGATATTTTTTATCACTCACAAAGCGTTTACCTGTACAATCTATTTCCTTCCAACCTTTCTTTCTACTACAATCGCCCACCTCTACCACATAAGGCACAAAGCTAATTTCCTCATCTCCTTCATTATAAACTTCCTTATATTGTACTGCCACATCTAACACACAAGGGAAATTAGTATTTAGTTTTACATTCCTATAAATAATGTCATAATGAGTTTCTCTATTTTCTGGAATCTCAAAATACTTCTCATATCCGCCAGTTTCTCCTTTTAAATCAGCCATTGCCATCAAAGCATAGTAAAGAGCTTTAGTGTAGTAGTGTCTCGTATTTGCACGAGTATAATCATCAAAGAAATGCCCACCTTCAAACAAAACAGTAGGAATTCCTGCCTTCATAAAATTATCTCCCGTAGAAGTTGGGTAAAACTCATCTGAATAACGCCCTATTTGATTTGGAATTTCTAATGATAACTTGCTAAAAATCTCAGCAATCACCGCCATACTTTTCTTTCTATTTTCTGTAACTTCTCTCTCTACATTTTCAGATGGTGCTAAAAAAGATAAAGTCGCAGGATGAACCGCATCCGTTGTAAAAATAGTCCTTTGGTCGTGCAAATTAAGAGCATAGTGATAATCACCTCTCAAAACGATTTCTTTTAGAAGTCTCATTTCTAAAGAAGATTCTTTAATAAAGTCTCTGTTAATATCTATATCTAAAGCGTTTCTTCTCGTCCAAACTGCTGAACCATCAGGATTAAGCATCCAAATAAAATCCAATTTTATCTCTTGCCAAAGTTCTTCAGATAAAGATGGATTATATTCTAAAGATTCTAATAAATCCAACATAGCTAAAGTTGCAGTAGATTCATTACCGTGCATCTGACTCCAAGCGACTATATTGGTTCTCCCTTTTCCTATACTCATCATATAAATGGGTCTTCCCATAGGAGAAGTTCCTATCTGTTCTAAAACACTCCCATACTTCTCTTTTAGAAAAACAAACAATTTTTCGGGCGAAATATATCTATTTTTAAAGTTTACATTTTTAACATACGAAAACACATTTGTCATAACAAATATTTTTACTTCCACAAAGATAATACTAAAAAAGCAAAAACAATATTTTACTTTTGTAAATTATTTAAACACTCCTATATGACTAAATGTCTGTTGATAAAATTGTGGATTAAATACAATTCAATTAAAAATCATTAAATATTTAAAATCAGTGTTTTATAAATTTTATATAAAGTTATTTTTC
Coding sequences within:
- a CDS encoding M14 family zinc carboxypeptidase, coding for MTNVFSYVKNVNFKNRYISPEKLFVFLKEKYGSVLEQIGTSPMGRPIYMMSIGKGRTNIVAWSQMHGNESTATLAMLDLLESLEYNPSLSEELWQEIKLDFIWMLNPDGSAVWTRRNALDIDINRDFIKESSLEMRLLKEIVLRGDYHYALNLHDQRTIFTTDAVHPATLSFLAPSENVEREVTENRKKSMAVIAEIFSKLSLEIPNQIGRYSDEFYPTSTGDNFMKAGIPTVLFEGGHFFDDYTRANTRHYYTKALYYALMAMADLKGETGGYEKYFEIPENRETHYDIIYRNVKLNTNFPCVLDVAVQYKEVYNEGDEEISFVPYVVEVGDCSRKKGWKEIDCTGKRFVSDKKYPKLDAVVDFKVE
- a CDS encoding protein-L-isoaspartate(D-aspartate) O-methyltransferase; protein product: MKDTFVHKGKRKILVEYLREKLGICDENVLSAIGALPRHFFLESVFEDYAYEDRAFPIAAHQTISHPSTVAEQTELLQVEKGEKILEIGTGSGYQAAVLMVMGAKVYTIERQKKLFDFSKKMFKILGLRPHFQSFGDGFLGLPTFAPFDKIIVTCGAETLPVELLKQLKVGGKMVIPLGALEEQILYRFTKISETEIEKETFGVYKFVPMLGDTDGV